In a genomic window of candidate division WOR-3 bacterium:
- the galE gene encoding UDP-glucose 4-epimerase GalE gives MRIFIAGGAGYIGSVVTKLLLEENHEVFVYDNLIRGHRKAIPKGALFIKGDLFNKEKLLKVFQKYKFEIVFHFASFIENEFSFRKPYQFLKNNTETIFNLLEAMLSVGCQKIILSSSAAVYGIPEKIPLTEDCPMKPISPYGESKRLLEEILAGYSRWCGIRYASLRYFNAGGAYQDLGEDHRPETHLIPLILKTALGKKRRFKIFGDDYETKDGTCIRDYIHVYDLARAHILAMKAIEKENKVYNLGSEKGFTVKEVLEKCQEVTGRQIPYEIAPRRIGDIPILIASAEKIKKELNWQTRMSDLETIIKTAWDWYREHPKGYGD, from the coding sequence GTGAGAATTTTTATTGCGGGCGGTGCGGGCTATATCGGTTCGGTTGTAACGAAACTCCTCTTGGAAGAGAATCACGAAGTCTTCGTCTATGATAACTTAATCCGAGGACACCGAAAGGCAATCCCGAAAGGTGCCCTTTTCATTAAAGGCGACCTTTTCAATAAAGAGAAACTCTTAAAGGTCTTTCAGAAATATAAGTTTGAGATCGTCTTCCATTTTGCCTCCTTCATTGAGAACGAATTCTCCTTCCGGAAACCCTACCAATTCTTAAAGAATAATACCGAAACTATCTTTAATCTCTTAGAAGCGATGCTTTCCGTTGGTTGTCAAAAGATTATCCTCTCCTCTTCCGCCGCGGTCTACGGTATTCCCGAAAAAATTCCCTTAACCGAAGATTGCCCAATGAAACCGATCAGTCCCTATGGTGAATCAAAAAGACTCTTGGAAGAGATTCTCGCCGGTTATAGTCGGTGGTGTGGTATAAGATATGCCTCTTTAAGATACTTCAACGCCGGTGGTGCCTATCAAGATTTGGGTGAAGACCATCGCCCCGAGACCCACTTAATCCCCTTAATCTTAAAGACCGCTTTGGGGAAAAAGAGAAGGTTTAAGATTTTTGGTGACGATTACGAAACCAAAGACGGTACCTGCATCCGGGATTATATCCATGTCTATGATTTAGCCCGCGCCCACATCTTAGCGATGAAGGCGATAGAGAAAGAGAATAAAGTTTATAATTTGGGGAGCGAAAAAGGGTTTACCGTGAAAGAGGTCTTAGAGAAGTGCCAAGAAGTGACCGGTCGGCAAATCCCTTATGAAATCGCACCGCGCCGGATTGGTGATATCCCAATTCTTATCGCCTCCGCGGAAAAGATTAAAAAAGAATTGAACTGGCAAACCCGAATGTCCGATTTGGAGACCATCATTAAAACCGCCTGGGACTGGTATCGAGAACATCCAAAGGGTTACGGAGACTAA